The Sandaracinus amylolyticus genomic interval TCGGTCGGCCGCGTCGGCTCGGGCGCATAGGGGAACACCAGGCGTGTGCCCGGCGGCAGATCGGGCCGCTCGGCGAGACCGACGAGGTGCTCGGGGCGCGAGCCGAAGCCGTGCAGCAGCACGAGCACGGGACCCTCCCCGGCCCCTCGCTCGATCGTGCGCAGCGGCGCGACGCTCGAGGCGCACGCCGCGATCGACGCGATCACGCAGAGGACGGACGCGCGCACTGCGCGAGTATGTCACCCCAGCGTGCGCGCGATGCGCTCGACGTCGCCGCGTCGCCCCAGCGCCTGCCCGGCCGCGCCGAGCGTCGCGAGCAGCCACGTCTCGGCCTCGCCCATGCTGCCGAAGATGCGCATCGGGGCGCCGTTGCGGACCACGAGCGCGATGCTGGTGATCACGCCACGCAAGAGCGCCGCGCCGAATCCGTCGCTCTCGTAGACCACCGCCGAGCCGAGGATCGGCACGCCCGGGAGCTGCATGAACTGGTGCGCCTCGCGCCGGACGTCCTCGCCGACGTGCGTCAGCTGCGTGCCGGACGGAAGCACGCTGAACAGGCCGATGCCCGACGGGTGCGCGCGCGCGAGGCCGCGCGCCTCGTTCGCGGCGTGCCGCACCTGATCGGGCGTCGACACGGCGCCCCAATGGATGACGAGCACGTTCTGCGCGTGAGCGCAGCGGACACCAGCTGGGCGGCTCATCGACCGCACCAACCCGCGCGCGCGTGGAGCATCCGGCGAGGATGCCGCGTCCGACCGCGCGCCGGAAGAGGCGTATCAACGCGACAGCTGCTCGGTCGCCCAGGGGCCGAGGTCTTCGCGGCGGATCTTCGCGTTGTGGCGCACGTCCACCGGGAACTTCTCGTGCACGAGGAAGTGTTCGATCCGCTTGGTGCGCTCGTTCGAGCGCGCGATCTCGCCGAGCTCCGTGACCAGGCGCGCGCGCTCGGCCGCGGACATCGCGCGCCACGGCTCGACGATGATCACCGGGACGGTGCGGCCCGCGAGCTTCGCCGCGACGAGCGCGCTGCGCCTCACGTCCGAGTGCGCGTTGAACGGGCCCTCGCACGGGATCGTGAAGAGCGTCGTTCCGTCGTCGAGCACGACACGGTGCGACTTGCGGCCGCAGAACCAGATGCGGCCGCTCGCATCGCGCCACCCGAGATCGCCCATGCGGTGCGCGATGCCCCCGGACGTGTCGATCTTCGCGCGCGCGGTGTGGTCCGGCGCGCCGACGTATGCGTGCGTGACCTGCGGGCCGCGCACCACGATCTCGCCGATCTCGCCGTCGGGCAGCACGCGCGCCTCGTCCCAGCGCGCGATCGGATCGTCGGTGATCGCGATCACCTCCACGCGCGCCGACGGCACCGCGCGACCGACGCAGATGCCCTCGCCGCGCTCGGTGCGCGCGCGCGTCTCGCCGAGCACCTCGTCGTGCGCGATGGTCGCCACCGGCAGCGACTCGGTCGCGCCGTACGGCGTGTGGATGCGCGCGCCCTCGGGCAGCAGCTTCGCGAACTGCTCGAGGATGCGCGGCGCCACCGGCGCGCCCGCGGAGATCACGCGGCGCAGCGAGGAGAAACGAATGCCCTTCGGGACTGCCCAGCGCGACACCGTGTCGAGCAGCGCGGGCGAGCCGAACATGTTCGTCACGCCGAAGCCCTCGATCGCCTCGACGATGTGGCGCGGATCGACCTCGGCGGGGCGCGTCGCGTCCATGTCGGGCAGGACCGTGACCATGCCGAGCGCGGGATCGAAGAGCGCGAAGAGCGGGAACGTCGGGAGATCGATCTCGCCCGGACGAATGTCGTACATCGCGCGGATCGACTCGACCTGCGCGCTGAACGTCGCGTGGCGATAGAGCGCGCCCTTCGGCGGGCCCGTCGAGCCACTGGTGAAGAGGATCGCGGCGAGGTCGTCGGGCGCGACCTCCGCCATCGATCGCTGCGAAGTGCGCTCGCCGCGCTCGCGCAGGTCGTCGATCGAGAACGCGCGGCGGCCCGCGATCGGCCGCGCCCAGCGCGGCGCGACGTTCACCGTGATCTCGACCGTGCGCTTCGCCCACCCGAGCACGGCGCGCGCGGCGTGTGCCTTCGGGATGCCGACGAACGCGCGCGGCTCCGCGCGATCGAGGCACTCGCCGAGGTGCTTCGTGCCCATGCCGGGATCGACCATCACGAGCGGCGCGCCGACCTTGAACAGCGCGAACACCATCGCGAAGAGATCGAGCGAGGGTGGGACCATCAGCACGGTGCGCACGCCGGGCCCGATGCCCACGTCGCGCAGTCCGCGCGCGAGACGATCGCTCTCCTCGTCGAGCTGGCGATAGGTCCAGTGCACGTAGCGCGGACGGCCGCGCGCATCGCGTCCCGCGGGCGCGAACACCGCCGGTGTGAACGGCTGATCGCGCGCGACGCGCGGCAGGTGCGCTGCGATGTTCGCGGAGTCGACGCTCACGCCGCGCGCTCGCGCGCGAGCGGATGATCGGCGAGGAAGCGCTTCACGAGCAGCACGATCACCTCGGGCACGTCCTCGAGGACGTAGTGCCCCGCGTCCTCGAAGCGATGCACCTCGGCGTGCGGCATCCGCTTCTCCCACTCCGCGAGGAAGTGATGATCGAACACGAAGTCGCGCATCCCCCACGCGATCAGCGTCGGCGTCTGCCGGAACTGCGCGAGCCCCGCGGCCATCTCGTCGATGCGCGCGTACGCGCGATCGCTCGGCTGGAGCGGGATGTCCTGCACGAAGCGCAGCGTCGCGATCCGCGAGCTCCAATCGGAGTAAGGCGCGAGGTACGCGCGACGCAGCTCGGGCGACATCGGCTTGCGCGTCACGCACGTGTACGCGGCGCCGCGCGCGAACGCGTTCCCGCCGCGCACCATCAGCGCGCCGAGCGGCGTGCGCGTCAGGCGCAGCGCCGCGGGGAACGTCTTGCTCTGCGGCAGGTGGAACGCCGCGGTGTTGAGCACCACGAGCCGCGCGACGCGATCCGCGTGGCGCGTCGCCCATCCGAAGCCGATGCCGCCGCCCCAGTCGTGCACGACGAGCGTGATCTCGCGGTTCACGCCGAGGTGATCGAGGAGCTTCCCGAGATCGTCGATGCGCGACGCGAGCGTGTACTCGTAGTCGACGTCGTTCGGCTTGTCGGAGAGCCCCATCCCGACGTGGTCCGGGACGATGCAGCGATGCGTCTCACGCAGCGCGAGCACGAGCGCGCGGAAGTAGATCGACCAGCTCGGGTTGCCGTGCACCATCACGATCGGCGGCGCGTCGCGCGGGCCCTCGTCGAGGTAGTGCATGCGAATCCCGCCGCCGCGGTCGAAGCGACGACCTTCGAAGGGATAGACGCGC includes:
- a CDS encoding alpha/beta fold hydrolase, producing MHYLDEGPRDAPPIVMVHGNPSWSIYFRALVLALRETHRCIVPDHVGMGLSDKPNDVDYEYTLASRIDDLGKLLDHLGVNREITLVVHDWGGGIGFGWATRHADRVARLVVLNTAAFHLPQSKTFPAALRLTRTPLGALMVRGGNAFARGAAYTCVTRKPMSPELRRAYLAPYSDWSSRIATLRFVQDIPLQPSDRAYARIDEMAAGLAQFRQTPTLIAWGMRDFVFDHHFLAEWEKRMPHAEVHRFEDAGHYVLEDVPEVIVLLVKRFLADHPLARERAA
- a CDS encoding fatty acid CoA ligase family protein, yielding MSVDSANIAAHLPRVARDQPFTPAVFAPAGRDARGRPRYVHWTYRQLDEESDRLARGLRDVGIGPGVRTVLMVPPSLDLFAMVFALFKVGAPLVMVDPGMGTKHLGECLDRAEPRAFVGIPKAHAARAVLGWAKRTVEITVNVAPRWARPIAGRRAFSIDDLRERGERTSQRSMAEVAPDDLAAILFTSGSTGPPKGALYRHATFSAQVESIRAMYDIRPGEIDLPTFPLFALFDPALGMVTVLPDMDATRPAEVDPRHIVEAIEGFGVTNMFGSPALLDTVSRWAVPKGIRFSSLRRVISAGAPVAPRILEQFAKLLPEGARIHTPYGATESLPVATIAHDEVLGETRARTERGEGICVGRAVPSARVEVIAITDDPIARWDEARVLPDGEIGEIVVRGPQVTHAYVGAPDHTARAKIDTSGGIAHRMGDLGWRDASGRIWFCGRKSHRVVLDDGTTLFTIPCEGPFNAHSDVRRSALVAAKLAGRTVPVIIVEPWRAMSAAERARLVTELGEIARSNERTKRIEHFLVHEKFPVDVRHNAKIRREDLGPWATEQLSR